Proteins co-encoded in one Rhopalosiphum maidis isolate BTI-1 chromosome 2, ASM367621v3, whole genome shotgun sequence genomic window:
- the LOC113553441 gene encoding uncharacterized Golgi apparatus membrane protein-like protein CG5021 isoform X2, whose amino-acid sequence MDPLSDDTIPFGEENTANSTKLPHPYVTFFHLFFRFSAVVIYLIGRLFTESFITLFVLIILLLSMDFWIVKNITGRIMVGLRWWNYVDDDGVSHWVYESRKHRVNSSEYRIFWAGLWYITGMWILFFITSFFSINFKWMLLVCIALTLNIANLYGYIKCKGGNQENLGISSMASSFIFQNIGKVRETMSSLNNPPSSPPNIKPTGIV is encoded by the exons ATG GATCCTCTCAGCGACGATACTATTCCTTTCGGAGAGGAGAACACGGCAAATTCTACAAAATTACC GCATCCATATGTAACATTTTTCCACTTGTTCTTCAGATTTTCTGCTGTTGTCATCTATTTGATTGGAAGATTATTTACTGAAAGCTTTATCACATTATttgttctaataattttattattgtctatgGACTTCTGGATTGTAAAAAACATTACAG gTCGTATTATGGTTGGATTGAGATGGTGGAATTACGTAGATGATGATGGTGTTTCACATTGGGTTTATGAATCAAGAAAG CATCGAGTTAACTCTAgtgaatatagaatattttgggCTGGACTATGGTATATTACTGGAATGTGGATTTTATTCTTCATCACATCATTTTttagtatcaattttaaatggatG TTATTAGTCTGTATTGCGTTGACCTTGAACATTGCAAATTTGTATGGTTATATAAAGTGCAAAGGAGGAAATCAAGAAAACCTGGGCATTTCTTCAATGGccagtagttttatttttcaaaacattggAAAA GTAAGAGAGACAATGTCAAGCTTAAATAATCCCCCAAGCAGTCCACCTAATATTAAACCAACcggtattgtttaa
- the LOC113553441 gene encoding uncharacterized Golgi apparatus membrane protein-like protein CG5021 isoform X1, translating into MDPLSDDTIPFGEENTANSTKLPHPYVTFFHLFFRFSAVVIYLIGRLFTESFITLFVLIILLLSMDFWIVKNITGRIMVGLRWWNYVDDDGVSHWVYESRKGSVQHRVNSSEYRIFWAGLWYITGMWILFFITSFFSINFKWMLLVCIALTLNIANLYGYIKCKGGNQENLGISSMASSFIFQNIGKVRETMSSLNNPPSSPPNIKPTGIV; encoded by the exons ATG GATCCTCTCAGCGACGATACTATTCCTTTCGGAGAGGAGAACACGGCAAATTCTACAAAATTACC GCATCCATATGTAACATTTTTCCACTTGTTCTTCAGATTTTCTGCTGTTGTCATCTATTTGATTGGAAGATTATTTACTGAAAGCTTTATCACATTATttgttctaataattttattattgtctatgGACTTCTGGATTGTAAAAAACATTACAG gTCGTATTATGGTTGGATTGAGATGGTGGAATTACGTAGATGATGATGGTGTTTCACATTGGGTTTATGAATCAAGAAAG GGATCTGTGCAGCATCGAGTTAACTCTAgtgaatatagaatattttgggCTGGACTATGGTATATTACTGGAATGTGGATTTTATTCTTCATCACATCATTTTttagtatcaattttaaatggatG TTATTAGTCTGTATTGCGTTGACCTTGAACATTGCAAATTTGTATGGTTATATAAAGTGCAAAGGAGGAAATCAAGAAAACCTGGGCATTTCTTCAATGGccagtagttttatttttcaaaacattggAAAA GTAAGAGAGACAATGTCAAGCTTAAATAATCCCCCAAGCAGTCCACCTAATATTAAACCAACcggtattgtttaa
- the LOC113553979 gene encoding uncharacterized protein LOC113553979 isoform X2 produces the protein MTEDIIYHSTGSKCALSFCKNIFMETGGEGQLSFFSFPKNPVRCAIWVENYDSKYLPKVAVHNLSRRYKLCSLHFEDRMFDFQKKGLLSNAVPTLFKKKLPVIKPVTSKNINKIITVDDNKIPPAIPIDATPYCSKHDMYISQPLFDKPTRIGLNSVSLQTPASLSAGSPRKRKLRKKLSEEINLKKRLEKTVIELTKQLEETKTENNCLKLCEMYLPPTMYMLVKNYLINKYKSPNGQRYLKEITQFAYTIYHLGPKAYNFLQNHFNLPIYIL, from the exons ATGACAGAAGACATAATTTATCACAGCACTGGCTCTAAATGTGCActtagtttttgtaaaaacatatttatggaAACTGGTGGAGAAGGTCAACTATCGTTTTTCAGTTTTCCTAAAAATCCAGTAAG atgtgCTATTTGGGTTGAGAACTacgattcaaaatatttaccaaaagTAGCCGTTCATAATCTGAGTAGAAGATATAAATTGTGTTCATTACACTTTGAAGACCGAATGTTCGATTTTCAAAAGAAAGGACTCTTATCCAATGCAGTaccaacattatttaaaa aaaaattaccaGTAATAAAACCAGttacatctaaaaatattaataaaattattacagtagATGACAACAAAATCCCACCAGCTATCCCAATTGATGCTACGCCGTATTGTTCAAAACATG ATATGTATATTAGCCAACCTCTGTTTGATAAGCCAACTCGTATTGGACTTAATTCAGTAAGTCTTCAAACTCCAGCTTCTTTATCAGCCGGATCTCCACGAAAACGTAAACTTAGGAAGAAACTGTctgaagaaattaatttaaaaaagcgaTTAGAAAAAACTGTTATTGAATTGACAAAGCAATTAGAAGAaacaaaaactgaaaataactGTCTCAAATTGTGTGAAATGTATTTACCTCCAACAATGTATATgttggttaaaaattatttgataaacaaatataaatcgcCGAATGGCCAACGATATCTTAAAGAAATAACACAATTTGCATATACCATTTATCATCTGGGACCCAAAGCttataattttcttcaaaatcattttaaccTTCCCATATACATACTTTGA
- the LOC113553979 gene encoding uncharacterized protein LOC113553979 isoform X1, with amino-acid sequence MTEDIIYHSTGSKCALSFCKNIFMETGGEGQLSFFSFPKNPVRCAIWVENYDSKYLPKVAVHNLSRRYKLCSLHFEDRMFDFQKKGLLSNAVPTLFKKKLPVIKPVTSKNINKIITVDDNKIPPAIPIDATPYCSKHDKIPVIKPVTSKNIYKIITVDDNKIPPAIPIDATPSCSKHNMYISQPLFDKPTRIGLNSVSLQTPASLSAGSPRKRKLRKKLSEEINLKKRLEKTVIELTKQLEETKTENNCLKLCEMYLPPTMYMLVKNYLINKYKSPNGQRYLKEITQFAYTIYHLGPKAYNFLQNHFNLPIYIL; translated from the exons ATGACAGAAGACATAATTTATCACAGCACTGGCTCTAAATGTGCActtagtttttgtaaaaacatatttatggaAACTGGTGGAGAAGGTCAACTATCGTTTTTCAGTTTTCCTAAAAATCCAGTAAG atgtgCTATTTGGGTTGAGAACTacgattcaaaatatttaccaaaagTAGCCGTTCATAATCTGAGTAGAAGATATAAATTGTGTTCATTACACTTTGAAGACCGAATGTTCGATTTTCAAAAGAAAGGACTCTTATCCAATGCAGTaccaacattatttaaaa aaaaattaccaGTAATAAAACCAGttacatctaaaaatattaataaaattattacagtagATGACAACAAAATCCCACCAGCTATCCCAATTGATGCTACGCCGTATTGTTCAAAACATG ATAAAATACCAGTAATAAAACCAGttacatctaaaaatatttataaaattattacagtagATGACAACAAAATCCCACCAGCTATCCCAATTGATGCTACGCCGTCTTGTTCAAAACATA ATATGTATATTAGCCAACCTCTGTTTGATAAGCCAACTCGTATTGGACTTAATTCAGTAAGTCTTCAAACTCCAGCTTCTTTATCAGCCGGATCTCCACGAAAACGTAAACTTAGGAAGAAACTGTctgaagaaattaatttaaaaaagcgaTTAGAAAAAACTGTTATTGAATTGACAAAGCAATTAGAAGAaacaaaaactgaaaataactGTCTCAAATTGTGTGAAATGTATTTACCTCCAACAATGTATATgttggttaaaaattatttgataaacaaatataaatcgcCGAATGGCCAACGATATCTTAAAGAAATAACACAATTTGCATATACCATTTATCATCTGGGACCCAAAGCttataattttcttcaaaatcattttaaccTTCCCATATACATACTTTGA